One Lachnospiraceae bacterium C1.1 genomic region harbors:
- a CDS encoding TetR/AcrR family transcriptional regulator: protein MNVKNNKRRRKSIEKITKVFIELIQTHELSEISVTDICKRAGLNRATFYANYLDVYDLADKVLVMLQEEVQNLYSDEIANCYNSNDYLKLLKHIAENQLFYKTCFKLGIGETPLVKYDTEDAEKYFHGEDIMYHMEFFRGGFNRIVKIWLDHGCDKSPEEIAQIISSEYQGRN, encoded by the coding sequence ATGAATGTAAAGAATAACAAGAGAAGGCGTAAATCCATAGAGAAGATCACGAAAGTCTTTATTGAGCTTATTCAAACACATGAACTGTCAGAAATCAGTGTCACAGATATATGCAAAAGAGCAGGCTTAAACAGGGCGACTTTCTATGCCAATTACCTGGATGTTTATGATCTTGCAGACAAGGTGCTTGTAATGCTTCAGGAAGAAGTACAAAACCTGTACAGCGACGAGATTGCAAACTGTTATAACAGCAATGATTACTTAAAGCTTTTAAAACACATCGCTGAAAACCAGCTCTTTTACAAGACCTGTTTCAAACTTGGAATTGGAGAAACTCCTCTTGTCAAATACGACACAGAAGATGCTGAAAAGTATTTCCATGGTGAAGACATTATGTATCATATGGAGTTCTTCAGAGGTGGTTTTAACCGCATAGTAAAGATATGGCTTGATCATGGATGCGACAAGTCTCCGGAAGAAATAGCGCAGATTATCAGTTCAGAGTATCAGGGCAGAAACTAA
- a CDS encoding plasmid mobilization relaxosome protein MobC codes for MAVNYGESILIKMTPEDLQAIKTKMDQAGVKNRSAYIRKMARDGYIIVLDLSDVKEVVRLLRINSNNLNHYAKKANECGAVYREDMKVL; via the coding sequence ATGGCAGTGAATTATGGAGAGAGCATCCTTATCAAAATGACTCCGGAGGATCTGCAGGCCATAAAAACCAAAATGGATCAGGCAGGAGTAAAGAACCGGAGCGCATATATCAGAAAGATGGCAAGAGATGGTTATATCATCGTGCTTGATCTGTCAGATGTAAAAGAGGTAGTACGTCTCCTCAGGATAAACAGCAACAATCTCAACCATTATGCCAAGAAAGCAAATGAGTGTGGAGCAGTGTACCGTGAAGATATGAAAGTGCTCTAG
- a CDS encoding pyridoxamine 5'-phosphate oxidase family protein, with translation MREMRRQDRKLDPEEILEILNMGEYGVLATVMDDGKPYSIPLSYALDKESQVIYMHCSAEGGQKIDNLRLHPDACFTIVSQSELLPDKFATKYWSANVFGTVAIIEEGPEKQKGIEAILSKYSPEHVEKGLNYIEGAIHKIYVLKLEIREATGKARKK, from the coding sequence ATGAGAGAAATGAGAAGACAGGATCGGAAACTCGATCCAGAGGAAATACTGGAGATTCTAAATATGGGTGAATACGGTGTATTAGCAACCGTAATGGATGATGGAAAGCCCTACAGCATTCCCTTGAGCTATGCATTGGATAAAGAAAGTCAAGTCATTTATATGCACTGCTCTGCGGAGGGTGGACAGAAGATTGATAATCTTCGGCTTCACCCTGATGCCTGCTTCACCATCGTGAGCCAGTCAGAACTTTTGCCAGATAAATTTGCAACCAAATACTGGTCTGCCAATGTTTTCGGGACTGTTGCAATCATAGAAGAAGGCCCTGAGAAGCAGAAAGGGATTGAAGCAATTCTTAGTAAATATTCGCCTGAGCATGTGGAGAAGGGGCTAAACTACATAGAAGGAGCGATTCATAAGATTTATGTCCTCAAACTTGAAATACGGGAAGCTACGGGAAAAGCAAGGAAAAAGTAA
- a CDS encoding 4Fe-4S binding protein: MIRQIIHIDEEKCNGCGVCANACHEGAIDIIDGKAKLVRENFCDGFGDCLPGCPTGAITFEEREAPAYDEAAVKDSQRKKAEGAERPVDVRLAPTEVERRQVMTERESQMRAEMEQHEAHAGGCPGSRFMKFDHNDEQQEEQALTVNVKSASRLMQWPCQIKLLPTQAPFYDGAKLLIAADCTAYAYANMHEDFMKGQITLIGCPKLDDIDYSEKLTEIIANNDIKSVTIARMEVPCCGGLQRAAETALKNSGKFIPWQVVTISRDGRIID; the protein is encoded by the coding sequence ATGATAAGACAGATCATTCATATTGATGAGGAAAAGTGTAACGGATGTGGTGTTTGTGCTAATGCCTGTCATGAAGGTGCAATTGATATTATAGACGGCAAGGCGAAACTGGTTAGAGAAAATTTCTGTGATGGCTTTGGAGATTGCCTTCCGGGCTGTCCGACCGGAGCGATCACTTTTGAAGAAAGAGAAGCACCGGCGTATGACGAAGCAGCGGTGAAAGATAGCCAGAGAAAGAAAGCGGAGGGCGCTGAACGTCCGGTGGACGTTCGTTTAGCGCCGACCGAAGTGGAACGGAGACAGGTAATGACGGAGAGAGAATCACAGATGAGAGCAGAGATGGAACAGCATGAGGCGCATGCCGGTGGCTGTCCGGGATCAAGATTTATGAAGTTCGATCATAATGATGAACAGCAGGAAGAGCAGGCACTGACCGTCAATGTGAAATCGGCATCAAGACTCATGCAGTGGCCCTGTCAGATAAAGCTTCTGCCGACACAGGCACCGTTCTATGACGGGGCAAAACTGCTGATTGCTGCGGACTGTACGGCATATGCCTATGCCAATATGCATGAGGATTTCATGAAAGGACAGATCACATTGATTGGATGCCCGAAATTGGACGACATCGATTATTCTGAAAAATTGACGGAAATCATAGCAAACAATGATATTAAGAGCGTGACCATCGCCCGCATGGAGGTTCCATGCTGTGGAGGTTTGCAGAGAGCGGCAGAAACAGCATTAAAAAACAGCGGTAAGTTTATCCCATGGCAGGTCGTGACCATTTCACGCGATGGCAGGATCATAGATTGA
- a CDS encoding Crp/Fnr family transcriptional regulator, producing MLKDNIIFNGMMPEEIDLALKELSSVEKTYMKDSIILRAGDITDSLGLVISGSVTIESNDAWGNRTILSNVAKGGFFAETYALLENEPLLVDVRANENCRILFFKVGSLKKLKSNMNLWSFKLISNLLMISANKNLHLSGRSFHTSPKTIRGRVMAYLNSVSLKKGSNEFDIPFDRQQLADYLNLERSALSKELGKMKKDGLIEVRKNHFKLMS from the coding sequence ATGTTAAAAGATAACATCATCTTCAACGGGATGATGCCTGAAGAAATTGACCTTGCTCTTAAAGAGCTCTCTTCTGTAGAGAAAACATATATGAAGGATTCTATAATTTTGCGTGCCGGTGATATTACAGACTCTTTAGGTCTTGTCATTTCAGGAAGTGTGACAATAGAAAGCAATGATGCATGGGGAAACCGCACTATTCTGAGCAATGTAGCAAAGGGTGGATTCTTTGCTGAGACCTATGCCCTGCTTGAGAACGAACCTCTATTAGTAGATGTTAGAGCAAATGAAAACTGCCGAATCCTCTTTTTTAAGGTTGGCAGTTTAAAAAAACTAAAATCAAATATGAACTTATGGAGCTTTAAGCTGATATCTAATCTTCTCATGATATCCGCTAACAAAAATCTGCACTTATCCGGGAGAAGTTTTCATACATCTCCAAAGACAATCCGCGGACGTGTTATGGCTTACCTGAATTCCGTATCCCTGAAAAAGGGCAGCAACGAATTTGACATCCCTTTCGACCGCCAACAACTTGCAGATTATCTTAATCTTGAGCGCAGTGCTCTCTCAAAAGAACTTGGCAAAATGAAAAAAGACGGTCTTATCGAAGTCAGGAAAAATCATTTTAAATTGATGTCCTGA